The window TATTGAATAAAGGAATTAAAATCAAAAATGCAAAAACAAAAATTTAATAAAACGTTAGTATCGCAGGGATGCTGTAAAGCAAAAAATATCCGCTACGTGAAAGAATTTTTAACTAATTCGGAAGCTTACATATTTCGTCATACGATTGAATACCATAAATACTACAAAGTATCTGCTTTCTACTCCATTGTAATCTACACTGATTCAGAGTATATTAAAAATGCCTTTGATACATTGATAAGAAAATTAATTGCGATTTAGTTTTTATTCTTTAGATAGATAAGTCATACATAAGCCGTACATAAGTCATACATATTTGCACCTAATACCGTCGCTATATAAAACTAAAATGAATGGAAATAAAAAATCCTGCACTTTCGTGCAGGATTCAAAACCATACTTCACAATATCCAACTAAGCACCCGTAGAGGGATTTCGTCCATCTCTCTTTGATCTTCTGAAAACAGCCGTTGATTTTTTCGTTTTAATAGACATTATCAATAGTTAAACAGTTACCTGAAGAAAATTTGTAAAAATTACCATTCACTTCCTGAAAGAACTCAATACCGATACATTGTAATACCGATACATCCACAGTCATTACTGTACCAACCGGTAATGAAGCATCCAATACTTCGCCTGCATACGCTGCATTCAATGGCGAGTATGCTCCGTAAGTTGTACTGCTCAACTCATTCAATTCGGGATTGGTAGGCTCATACGTTCCTGTTGATGCATTAAATGCATAATCTGAAACCACACCGATAGCATTTATGTACCGGAAATGAGTGGCTCCGATTGGTGCATTGATAGAGCTGGCAGGTGTTGCAGCCAAAGTGGTGAAATTACTTGTTAACCGGTCTACAGAATGATTAAGTAAATAAGGAACATAGGAAACACTGGCAAAAGAAATATTTTTATCAAATCCAAAACCATGTAAATACGTGCGCATTTTCTTCATAATTGAAGTTAACCTTCCTGTGCATTGAGGGTCAGTCATTCCGTTCAGTACTTCCGACATTGCAACACGGATTGACTTCCCTGCTTTCGCACAGCCACCAAATTCTGACATATTTTCTCGTGTACGTTGAAACTCTGGTGCTGTTTTAACTTGTGTATCGGTTGGACCGCCAGCCATGCCGGCGAAAAATCCTTCTTGGCCTTTGATTTTAAAATGTCTGATGTCGCCGATGGTACCGACATATTTTAAGGGACCTTTTTGTTTTGCCATGTTTTATAAATTTTTATTGTTTGTAAACAATGATTATCATTGTAAAATTATTTCTTAATTAATTGATTAGCAAATAATTAAAAAAGCAAAGAGATGTATTTTGATGCAAAGAAACCAATTAGAATGCACACACACCATAGAATCAAATTTGTTGTGGATGGTGACGGTGTTATCGTGTATAATATTTTTAACAAAAAAGAAACAGAAATCCGTTTATTGGGAATTGATGCACCGGAAATAAAAGACTGCAAAAAACTAAGACAGGACGAAAGAGAGCTTCATGTTCCTGGTCAATTATTAATAGAGTTAGGTCATTTGTCCAAAAACTATTTGCATAATTTATTACCAAAAGAAACTGATATTACATTCATTACAGAAATAGATAATGAGATAGATCCTATTGGAAGAACTCTTGCCTATGTAATAAATAATGAAGGCATATGTATTAATGAGAAGTTGATTTTGGATGGTTTTGCAAAACCATATACAAAATACTATTGCAGCAAATTAGAAACTTATCAGAAACTGAACTTCAAGGCAATGCACCAAAAGAAAGGACTTTACTCTTTTTTGCACAATTTTTAAAATGTTTACCCTATGTTTACCCCAAAACGAAAAAAGCGACGTAACTCATTGATTTACATCGCTTTTTGTGTGTTAAAAGTGGTCCCGCATGGGCTCGAACCATGGACCCCCTGATTATGAGTCAGGTGCTCTAACCAGCTGAGCTACAAGACCGATGAATCAACGATTCATAAAATTGGAGTGCAAATGTACATTATTAGTTGGAATTTTAAAAACCTGCCACCAATTTTCTAAAAATCGTATATAGTCGCCAGCACGGTCTCTCCCACTGCCTGCAATGTTTGTTTATCGATGATCTTCATATTATCATCGTGCGTATGCCAGTGCTTCGGAAATCCGCTACGGGTCTGGTAGGTCCTGTTGATAATGTCAATCGTCGGAATATTCGTGAGCTGGTTGATGTAGAAATGGTCGTCAATGATCTGGCCGGTCATTTCCTTTACAAAAAAGCGGCCATACCCCAGGGCCCCGGCGTTCTTCCAGACCTGTTTCATGAATGCCGGCGCATATTGCATCGATACACCCTCGTAGGTAAAAGTGGCACCCCCTGCTCCGACCATATCCAGCAGGATGCCGTTCTCCGCCCTGTAATTCGGCACATGCGGATTTTTACACCAGTACTGTGTTCCGAGGCAATAGAAGTCGCCTTGTTTTTGGTCGAGGTCATATTCGGGCTGGCCATAATCCTCCACATCCAGAAAAACCAGATCGACTCCGATTTCCGGATTCTTTTGCTGCAGCTGGCGGGCAATCTCCAGCAAAACGGCAGACCCGCTGGCTCCGTCATCCGCCGCCAGAATAGGCTTTCCCACGGCGCTGTCATCCTGGTCGGCAAAAGGACGTGCATCCCAGTGTGTGCAGATCAGCAACCTTCTTTTCACCGCCGGATTATAAGAGGCAATGACATTGATACAAGGGACAGATTTGCCGTTGTACACCACCACATTGGTTTTCTGCATGATTACACCTGCACCGTATGCTTTTAATTTTTGTTCAAAATAAACCGCACATTTTTGTTGCGCGGATGTTCCCGGAACACGCGGCCCGAATTCGAGCTGTTGCTGTATAAACAGATAGGCTGAGTCGGAAGAAAATGCAGGTTTGACAATTTTGTTTTCTTCAACGTTCTCTGTGGCCTGACTATTCTCCCGATTTTGCTTACAAGCAGAAAAACTGATTATCAGTGTTAGTATTAATCCTCCCCTTAATCCCCTCCAGAGAGGGGGAACAGCAAGTGCAACCCTTTTTCGGAAAACCGATTTTATAGTTTGTCTTGATTTCGGGAACTGCGGACTGCGGACTGCGGACTGCGGACTAATTGACTTCATACGTCGTTCCCTCCTTGCTGTCTTTGATTACAATGCCGGCGTCTTTCAGTGCATCGCGGATTTTGTCGGAAGTCGTCCATTCTTTATTTTCCCGGGATTGCTTGCGGATGTCAATCACCAGCTGCATCACTTTATCCAGGGCATCATTATTGCCTGATACCGAATCGTCCTGAAGGCCGAGCACATCGAACAGGTAGGCATTGTAGGTGGACAGTAACAGGTTAAATGTCTCTTCAGCTATAGTGCTTACTTTCTTACCATCATTATAATAAATATTGATTTGCGAGGCAATCTCATGTAAGGTTGCGACCAGCCTGGGCGCGTTAAAATCATCATCCATCACCTCTTTACATTGAACACATAAGTCTTGAATGAGTTTATCCTGCTGTTCATCCGTCTGTGCGGCGGCGTATTTCAGTTCTTCCAGATATTTGGCGGCATTAAGCATTTTTCTCAGCCCTTTTTCAGCATCCTGCAGGCCTTTGATGGTAATGTCCAGTTCGGAAGAATAGTGCGATTGCATAAACAGGAAACGTACCGTCATGGCCGAATACGGTTTGTCGAGCAGCGGATGATCACCGGTGATAAACTGCATCGGCAGGATGGAATTACCCAGGGATTTGCTCATCTTCTGCCCGTTGAAATTGAGCATGTTGGTATGCATCCAATAGCGCACCGGCTCATTGCCGCAGGCGCCCACGTTCTGTGCTATTTCGCATTCGTGGTGCGGGAATTTCAGGTCCATTCCACCCGCGTGGATGTCGAATTGCTTGCCGAGGTATTTGGTACTCATCACGGAACATTCCAGATGCCAGCCGGGAAAACCGCTGCCCCAAGGGGAGTTCCACTGCATGATATGTTCCGGCGAAGCCTTCTTCCACAACGCGAAATCTATCGGGTTGCGTTTCTCATCCTGCCCGTCCAGATCGCGGTAGCCCGCCACCAGCTCATCGATGTTTCTGCCCGATAACTTTCCGTAGTTATTGCCTTTTGAATTGTAGGCGTTCACATCAAAATACACGCTGCCGTTCGACTCGTAGGCCACGCCGTTGTCTATCAGCTGTTGAGCCATTTCTATCTGCTCCACGATATGACCGGTAGCCGTTGGCTCTATAGTGGGAGGCAAAATATTAAACAGGCGGCATACTTCATGAAAACCTACGGTATATTTCTGCACGATTTCCATTGGCTCCAGCTTCTCCAGTTTCGCCTGATCTTCCATGCGGTTCTTGCCTTCGCCCTGTTCATTGGTCAGGTGGCCGGCATCGGTGATGTTGCGCACATATCGCACTTTATAACCCAGGAATGTCAGGTAGCGATACACCAGATCAAACGAGATGAAGGTACGCGTATTGCCCAGGTGCACATCCGAGTAAACGGTAGGACCGCAGCAATACAATCCGACATAGGGCGGATTGATCGGCTCTAACTTCTCTTTCTGTCGGGAAAGCGTATTGTAAATATGTAAATCAGACATACTGCAAAGGTAGAAATTAGTAGTGAGTAGTAAGCAGAGACGAATGAGATTTTTATCGCTGTAATTTAATCTTTCTTTTTAGGGCATGATTTGCAGCGCTTGCCATGTTTATGTTTTTTGCAACATTTTTTCTTAAAGACACACTCCATCCTACAAGATTTAGATATGTTCATTTCTGAACATATCTGATTTTGTAAAAATGTCCATTTAAGCATATCCAAATATAATGCTCAAACTTAGATTCATTCTAAATAAAATGTTAAATTCATCAGACAGTCTCAAAAATACCTAATCTAGGGTACTTCTGTTATTTCACCCGTTTCGGATTGTCCTTTGCAAAGGCTTCCCAGCCGGAATATTTCTTGCCACCAGTTGGCACACCCCGCATAGAGAAATGATGGCACACCGCTACGGCCAGTCCATCGGTAGCATCCAGCTGTTTGGGCAGCACATCCGTTTTTAAAATATGTCCGAGCATGGCAGCCACCTGCTCCTTGGCGGCATTTCCATTGCCCGTCACGCTCTGTTTTACTTTCTTCGGCGAGTATTCCTGTATCGGAATTTTCTGGGACAATGCCGCTGCAATCGCCATACCCTGCGCCCTGCCGAGTTTTAGCATCGATTGCACATTCTTCCCGAAGAAAGGCGCTTCAATAGCCAGTATATTGGGTTTGTACACCTGTATGATTTCCAGCAGCCGGTCGTAAATGCACTGCAGCCGGTCGTAATGGTCATCAAATTTTTCGGTATGGATGCTGCCGATTGCCAGCAGTTCCATCGTATTCCCGTCGGACAGAACAATTCCATACCCGGTTACCATAGTCCCCGGGTCAACTCCTAAAATGATGTTTTTCTTTGCATTCGGCACGCTGTAAAAATAGCAGTTCGCGGATAGTAATCCGCACCGAGTTATGAATTAATGTGCAAAAAAGCGATTATATTTGACAACTTGGAAATGAAGCGTCTTTTTCAAAACAAACTGCTGAACACGATTATCAAAATCTTGATTTTTGGTGGTTTATTATTAGTCTTATGTCATCAATTGTTCGGCAATGAGAAAATTGATATTGCCTACGCACATTTCCTGCTTAATTTTCATGGAAATTATCTGATACTATTCACTGTAATGCTGTTTATGCTGGCAAACTGGGGAATAGAAAGTGTTAAATGGAAATTACTGATAGAGAAGCTGCATCCTATTTCCTGGCTGGATGCTGTAGAAGGGATTTTATTCGGTGTCACTTTTTCCTTATTTACACCCAGCCGAATAGGAGAATTCGGAGGCAGGGTATTCGCCCTGAATACGGAACGCAAGGAAGCCATTGTATCCACCATTCTGGGTAGTCTGGCACAGATTGTGGTCAATCTCTCCATAGGCGCCCTGGGTTTGCTGTTGTATGCTGTCTTTTTCGAAAATATCGACTCCTATCTCCTTTTCGCGTTTGTATTTATTTATTTGCTGATGGTGGCTGCGGTGCACTTCTGCTTTTACAATCTCGATGTGGTCAGCAATAAATTTTCCAATTTCCCCCTTTTAAAAAAAGCCTACAAATACATTCACATCATTGATTTATACAATAACAAAGATTTCCTGAGGCTGGAAATGTTATCCCTTATACGTTATGGGATTTACTGCCTTCAATTTGTGCTGCTGCTCAAGTTTTTCGGATTCAAAATACCTGCCTCCACTGCCATGGTTCTGGTGGCGGCCATCTTTTTCGTCCAAACCATTAACCCGGTGAATATTGCGTTAATAGACTTCGGATTCAGAGGCAATGTGGCGGCCTATTTCCTGGCGGGATTTACGGATAATCCCATCGCCATTATTGCCACCACGGTTTCTTTATGGTTTATTAACCTGATTATTCCAGCATTAGTAGGTGGTTTATCGGCCTTGCGATTTAAGTTTTTTAATGAGGAATAATCCAAACTTTCGTATCTTTCGACTGTAAATCAACAGAATGTCAAATACAGTAACCTTATCAGACGGCGAATTTTCCGGACAGACCTCCACCAATGAGACCTATATTGCTGACAACGTGAATGGACATCCAAAACAATTAGCACTCCTGTTTTTTACAGAAATGTGGGAACGTTTCTCATTTTACGGCATGCGGGCGTTGCTGGTTTTATTCATGGTACATCAGTTGCATTATGAAGACGCCAAAGCCAACCTGATTTACGGAACCTATACCGCTTTGGTCTACCTGATGCCCTTATTTGGCGGGATTGCGGCAGACAAGTTTATCGGATACCGGAAAGCCATTGTTTTGGGCGGTGCATTGATGGCTGCCGGCCATCTGATACTTGCCATTCCGACGGAATGGTCGTTTTTTGCAGGTATGGCCTTCTTGATTTCCGGAAACGGTTTTTTTAAGCCCAATATTTCTACTATGGTCGGAAGGTTATACCGGCCGGGTGATGCGAGAAGGGATGGTGCATTTTCCATCTTTTATATGGGTGTCAATCTCGGAGCCGCCATCGGCGGATTGATTTGCGGTTACATCGGTCAAAGCATAAACTGGCATTATGGCTTTGGGTTAGCCGGTATCTTTATGATTGTTGGCTTAATAACGTTCCTGATTGGTAAAAAATCCTTAGGAGAAATCGGTCTTACACCCAAAGAGGAAACAGGCAAAGAGGTAGACATGTCCAAACAATTAATGGTATTGGCTGCTTCACTGGCTATTATACCGCTCTTTATCCTGCTGTTCAACAACTACACCGTCATGAGTAAAATCATGTTCCCGGTTTGTATAGTGGCAACCGTGGGTATGGTGTTCATTGCATTTCAACAGGAAAAAGAGGCCAGAGATAAAATGTTAGCCGCAATCGTATTGGTGGCATTTTCTGTGTTGTTCTGGGCATTTTATGAGCAGGGCGGTGGTTCGCTGAATCTGTATACGGAACGAAATGTGAACACCTTCGGGATGCCTGCAGCTGCCATTAACAATTTCATCAATCCATTCTATATCATCCTATTGAGTTTTCCGTTTGCCTGGATGTGGCTGGCATTATCAGAAAGAGATAAAGAACCATCTACACCAATGAAATTCTCCCTGTCATTCTTTCAGTTAGGGCTCGGGTTTTTTCTGTTTGTAGTGGGTGCTAAACTGGCCTTAAATGGACAAGTTGGGTTTTTCTGGTATGCATTGGGTTATCTGTTGCTGACTACCGGTGAATTATGTATTTCACCAATCGGCTTATCGATGATTACCAAATTATCTCCTACCAAATATACCGGTATGATGATGGGATTTTGGTTTCTGGCATCGGCATTGGGACAACACCTTGCGGGCTGGATAGGTACACTCATGGCAATTCCGTCTGAAGGTGGTGCTACTACGGTATCGGCCATTGAGTCCTTGGGAATCTACAGCGGTGTCTTTATGAAAATTTTTTATGTATCCGCTGCCGGCGGATTGGTAATATTGATATTAGTACCAATCTTGAAACGCTGGTCACACGGTGTAAAATAAAAAGAGTTGAACTAAAAATTGGATATTTTCGTTATTTAGGTGTATGAGAGGGAAGTTTTTTACCGTTATCGGAATCGTCTTAATCTTTGGATATTTCATCATGGAATCATTCAAAGACCCTTCTGACCCTACACAAGTGGTGATGATTGGAAATGATACATTAGGTAAAGACTGGGGAGCTCAGGCGGATGCCAGAGACCGGGAGATTGCCCTGCAGAACGGCACATTGGTGGAAGAAGGAGGAGACGCAGAAAACAACGGACCTGCCAATCACATGGAAAACTCCAATGCTTTAATCAGTGAAAAGGAGGACCCTTATTCCAGAAGCAAAGTAAATATGAACGACTATTCCAGCATTCAAAACGGCGATGGAAGAGAGATTATTACGGGTGTCAGCACACCGGAAGAGGGAAACAGTTCTAATAATTATAATTATTTATCCCGAAGACAACTGGAAAGAGGGGAAAGTAAAATGGAAGAACCCAGTATGATTACGAGGGAATGAAGATAATATCATCCTTGCTAATGCTTATTGGTTCTCCTGTCCTTCTTATGTCCCTATCTCCTTTTCTGCAATACCAACTTACTTTCCCGAGAGTACAAGCAGCAGCTGGAAAATATGATTCGCCCCTGAACCAATCATTTAAGGAGAATAACCTGCAGTTTCCGCCCAAACATCTATATCTGAGAGTTTTCAAACAGGAACAGGTGCTGGAAGTTTTCGCCGCTGACAACTCCACCTACCGGCTCATCAAGACATATCCCTTTGCGGCAACATCCGGAAAGCCGGGCCCCAAAAATAAAGAAGGCGACTTACAGATTCCGGAAGGGTTCTATCAGGTTGCTCTCTTCAATCCACTCAGTAAGTTTTTGCTATCCATTAAAATAAACTACCCCAACGAGGCGGATAGCACCCGAAATAAGAACCGGCAAAACTTAGGCGGGGATATCTATATTCACGGGAGCAACAAGACCATCGGATGCATACCGCTGGGTGATGAATCCATTCAGGAATTATACTGGTTGTGTGTTTCTTCGTTCGCCGCACATCCTGTCATTCCCGTTCATATTTTTCCATGCAGGATGGGAACCAAAAATATGGGAAAAATGAAAAACGCGTATCCGGATATTATACCCTTCTGGAAGTCGCTGGAACCCATGTTTCGATTCTTCGAGTCACACAAATTATTGGGTGAAGTGACAGGAACAGACAAGGAGGGGAATTATCTGTTGTCCATTCCCTGGGATTAATTTAATCTCCTATTAATCTAAAATCTTATCCGTTACTGCGTTCGGCTTGGTACTAATGTTTATCTTTGCATCTCAAAATAAGCTTCATGGAATTAGTGAATGGAAAATATGAGATTAATGGTGTGGACGTTTTAGAACTTTGCAAAGAATTCGGGACACCACTGTATGTGTATGATGCAGCTGTCATTGAAAGGCAGTACAACAAGCTCATGAACGCCTTTCCCAACAAGAACATGAAAATCAGTTATGCCTGCAAGGCATTAACGAATATCAGCATCCTGAAGTTTATCAAGAATATGGGTGCCAAACTGGATACGGTCTCCATTCAGGAAGTGCAGTTGGGACTGAAAGCCGGATTTGAACCGAAAGATATCATGTACACACCCAATTGTGTCAACATTGACGAAATCAACAAAGCTGTGGGATTCGGTGTGCAAATCAATATCGATAATATTTCCATACTCGAGCAGTTCGGGCATTTATACAGTGACACCTATCCGGTTTGTGTGCGCATCAATCCGCATATCATGGCTGGCGGCAACAAAAAAATCTCCACAGGGCATATCGACTCCAAATTTGGTATTTCCATTTACCAGCTTCGCCATCTGGAGCGTGTTATCGCCACCAACAATATCAAGGTGAACGGCCTTCACATGCACACCGGTTCTGATATTTTGGATGTGGATGTTTTCCTGCGCGGTGCAGAGATTCTATTTGAAGCAGCGAGAAGTTTTAAAGAATTGGAGTTTTTGGATTTCGGCAGCGGATTTAAAGTGAAATACCACTCCGATGACAATACCACCGACATAGAAGAACTGGGCGAAAAACTGGGCACCCGCTTCAATGATTTTTGTAAAGAATACGGCAAAGACCTGACCATCATGTTCGAGCCGGGTAAGTACCTGGTGAGTGAAAGCGGCTTTTTATTCGTCCGAACCAATGTCATCAAACAAACCACTTCAACCGTCTTTGCCGGCGTAGACTCCGGGCAAAATCACCTGATCCGTCCGATGATGTACGATGCCTATCACCATATCACCAATGTATCCAATCCAAACGGCATACAGCGTATCTACACGGTAGTGGGTTACATCTGTGAAACCGATACATTTGGCTGGGACAGAAAACTGAACGAAGTGCGGGAAGGCGATATCCTGGTGCTGCACAATGCCGGTGCCTATGGTTATTCCATGTCTTCCAATTATAATTCCCGCTACCGCCCTGCGGAAGTATTCATCATCAATGGGGAAGCTAAACTCATCCGCCGAAGGGAAACATTGGATGATTTGCTGGCTACGCAGGTAGAAATTACACTTTAATGACCTTTTTCAGGATTAGCAGACATTAAAATGTTCATTTTGGCACATTTCACCCTGGATTAACGATTTTTAATACTCTATATACCCGATATACTATAAGAATTTATACAAAAATCACTACATTCGTAGTCCATGCCGGAGAAAGCATCCAATATTCATCCCGTGTTCCACCAATTGCTGCAACGCAGCGATAAGGAGCATTTATTGCATCAAAAAGCGCTCTGCATCTGGATGACGGGATTATCCGGTTCCGGAAAAAGTACGATTGCCAAAGGACTGGAAGAAAAATTGCACCAAAACGGCATCCTGACAATGGTGCTGGACGGCGACAATGTACGCAGCGGTATCAATAAAAATCTGGGATTTTCGGAGGAAGACCGTATCGAAAATATCCGCCGCATTGCGGAAGTCACCAAATTGTTTCTAGACTGCGGAATTGTAACGATTAACTGTTTTGTCAGTCCTACACAGGATATCCGTGCATTAGCCAAATCGATCATCGGCGAACAGGATTTTTACGAAGTATATGTGAATGCTTCTTTTGATGAATGCGCCAAACGCGATGTAAAAGGTTTGTATGAAAAAGCATTGAAAGGGGAAATCAAAAACTTTACCGGGCTGGATGCGCCTTTTAAAGCACCGGAACATCCGGCATTGGAAATAAAAACGGCGGAACAAAGTATTGAACAAAGTATTGAAATGATATATCATTTTTTTATTTCACGAATTGTAAATAAATGAAACAAATTAAACTAAGAGAAAGTAAAATATTGTTAGATGCTCATCTATCAATATTTTTTGATATTAGTTTAAATGATCTTAGAAATAGCCTTGAACAGCATAAAGATAAATTTAAACCAGACTCATACTTCTTTTTAACCAATGAAGAGATAAGTAATCTGAGAAAGAATTTAATAATCAATGATTTAGACGATCTAAATGAATCTAACATTGCTTTTAAACCAGATGCTGCAATACAACTATCATTTTATTTAGATACAAAATTAGCAACTTGGTTTAGACAAGAAGTTTTATCTAGTTTTAAAAATTTTGTAGTTGATAACATAAACTATAACATCATTAGACACTTTGATGGAATGGAACAATTAGTTGATCTAATGTTTCTGATTACAGATAGAAAAGAAAATTTTCAGATGGGTTTTAAAATAAATAAAAATCTCAATTCTTAAATCTCAATTCTCAAATTATAATGAACGATTATCACTTAAACCACCTCAAAGAACTCGAATCGGAATCCATCTATGTATTGCGGGAAGTGGCGGCACAGTTTGAAAATCCGTGTATCCTTTTTTCCGGCGGGAAAGATTCCATAGTAGTGGTTCATCTGGCATTGAAAGCATTTTATCCATCCAGTGTTCCCTTCACCTTATTACATGTGGATACCGGACACAATTTTCAGGAAGCACTGGACTACAGAGATCAATTGGTTAGCAAGCATGGCCTGCGCCTGCTCGTGGCGTCTGTGCAGGAAGCCATAGACAAGGGCTTGGTGCGCGAAGAAAAAGGCTATACGGCGAGCAGAAATGCGTTGCAGACGGTTCCGCTTCTGGAGGCGATAGAAAAAAATAAATTTGACTGCGCCATCGGCGGTGCACGACGCGATGAAGAAAAAGCGCGTGCCAAAGAACGCTTCTTTTCCCATCGGGATGAGTTCGGACAATGGGACCCAAAAAATCAGCGGCCGGAACTCTGGAACATCTTCAACGGCAGAAAACATCTGGGCGAACATTTCAGGGTATTCCCGATTTCCAACTGGACGGAAATGGATGTGTGGCAATACATCTATCAGGAGCAGATAGAGATGCCGAGCTTATATTTTTCACACAAACGCAAGGTGTTTGAACGTGACGGGGTTTGGTACGCAGCATCCGAGTTTATCCAAAACAAACCGGATGAAGTGGTCGAAGAACGGATAGTGCGTTTCAGGACGGTAGGTGACATTACCTGTACCGGAGCGGTATTCTCCGAAGCGGCAACCTTGGAAGACATCATTCAGGAAGTGGCGGCATCGCGCACCACTGAACGCGGTACACGCGCAGATGACAAACGAAGCGAAGCAGCCATGGAAGACAGAAAAAAGGCAGGATATTTTTAATCAAATTAACCGTCATTGCGAACAAAGTGAAGCAATCTCATCATTTGGAAAGATTGCTTCCTACCTCGCCAATGACGCCAAA is drawn from Sphingobacteriales bacterium and contains these coding sequences:
- the ruvC gene encoding crossover junction endodeoxyribonuclease RuvC, whose protein sequence is MVTGYGIVLSDGNTMELLAIGSIHTEKFDDHYDRLQCIYDRLLEIIQVYKPNILAIEAPFFGKNVQSMLKLGRAQGMAIAAALSQKIPIQEYSPKKVKQSVTGNGNAAKEQVAAMLGHILKTDVLPKQLDATDGLAVAVCHHFSMRGVPTGGKKYSGWEAFAKDNPKRVK
- a CDS encoding flippase-like domain-containing protein, giving the protein MKRLFQNKLLNTIIKILIFGGLLLVLCHQLFGNEKIDIAYAHFLLNFHGNYLILFTVMLFMLANWGIESVKWKLLIEKLHPISWLDAVEGILFGVTFSLFTPSRIGEFGGRVFALNTERKEAIVSTILGSLAQIVVNLSIGALGLLLYAVFFENIDSYLLFAFVFIYLLMVAAVHFCFYNLDVVSNKFSNFPLLKKAYKYIHIIDLYNNKDFLRLEMLSLIRYGIYCLQFVLLLKFFGFKIPASTAMVLVAAIFFVQTINPVNIALIDFGFRGNVAAYFLAGFTDNPIAIIATTVSLWFINLIIPALVGGLSALRFKFFNEE
- a CDS encoding L,D-transpeptidase family protein, which produces MKIISSLLMLIGSPVLLMSLSPFLQYQLTFPRVQAAAGKYDSPLNQSFKENNLQFPPKHLYLRVFKQEQVLEVFAADNSTYRLIKTYPFAATSGKPGPKNKEGDLQIPEGFYQVALFNPLSKFLLSIKINYPNEADSTRNKNRQNLGGDIYIHGSNKTIGCIPLGDESIQELYWLCVSSFAAHPVIPVHIFPCRMGTKNMGKMKNAYPDIIPFWKSLEPMFRFFESHKLLGEVTGTDKEGNYLLSIPWD
- the lysA gene encoding diaminopimelate decarboxylase: MELVNGKYEINGVDVLELCKEFGTPLYVYDAAVIERQYNKLMNAFPNKNMKISYACKALTNISILKFIKNMGAKLDTVSIQEVQLGLKAGFEPKDIMYTPNCVNIDEINKAVGFGVQINIDNISILEQFGHLYSDTYPVCVRINPHIMAGGNKKISTGHIDSKFGISIYQLRHLERVIATNNIKVNGLHMHTGSDILDVDVFLRGAEILFEAARSFKELEFLDFGSGFKVKYHSDDNTTDIEELGEKLGTRFNDFCKEYGKDLTIMFEPGKYLVSESGFLFVRTNVIKQTTSTVFAGVDSGQNHLIRPMMYDAYHHITNVSNPNGIQRIYTVVGYICETDTFGWDRKLNEVREGDILVLHNAGAYGYSMSSNYNSRYRPAEVFIINGEAKLIRRRETLDDLLATQVEITL
- a CDS encoding M28 family peptidase; translation: MKSISPQSAVRSPQFPKSRQTIKSVFRKRVALAVPPLWRGLRGGLILTLIISFSACKQNRENSQATENVEENKIVKPAFSSDSAYLFIQQQLEFGPRVPGTSAQQKCAVYFEQKLKAYGAGVIMQKTNVVVYNGKSVPCINVIASYNPAVKRRLLICTHWDARPFADQDDSAVGKPILAADDGASGSAVLLEIARQLQQKNPEIGVDLVFLDVEDYGQPEYDLDQKQGDFYCLGTQYWCKNPHVPNYRAENGILLDMVGAGGATFTYEGVSMQYAPAFMKQVWKNAGALGYGRFFVKEMTGQIIDDHFYINQLTNIPTIDIINRTYQTRSGFPKHWHTHDDNMKIIDKQTLQAVGETVLATIYDF
- a CDS encoding thermonuclease family protein, with the translated sequence MYFDAKKPIRMHTHHRIKFVVDGDGVIVYNIFNKKETEIRLLGIDAPEIKDCKKLRQDERELHVPGQLLIELGHLSKNYLHNLLPKETDITFITEIDNEIDPIGRTLAYVINNEGICINEKLILDGFAKPYTKYYCSKLETYQKLNFKAMHQKKGLYSFLHNF
- a CDS encoding peptide MFS transporter, yielding MSNTVTLSDGEFSGQTSTNETYIADNVNGHPKQLALLFFTEMWERFSFYGMRALLVLFMVHQLHYEDAKANLIYGTYTALVYLMPLFGGIAADKFIGYRKAIVLGGALMAAGHLILAIPTEWSFFAGMAFLISGNGFFKPNISTMVGRLYRPGDARRDGAFSIFYMGVNLGAAIGGLICGYIGQSINWHYGFGLAGIFMIVGLITFLIGKKSLGEIGLTPKEETGKEVDMSKQLMVLAASLAIIPLFILLFNNYTVMSKIMFPVCIVATVGMVFIAFQQEKEARDKMLAAIVLVAFSVLFWAFYEQGGGSLNLYTERNVNTFGMPAAAINNFINPFYIILLSFPFAWMWLALSERDKEPSTPMKFSLSFFQLGLGFFLFVVGAKLALNGQVGFFWYALGYLLLTTGELCISPIGLSMITKLSPTKYTGMMMGFWFLASALGQHLAGWIGTLMAIPSEGGATTVSAIESLGIYSGVFMKIFYVSAAGGLVILILVPILKRWSHGVK
- a CDS encoding cysteine--tRNA ligase; protein product: MSDLHIYNTLSRQKEKLEPINPPYVGLYCCGPTVYSDVHLGNTRTFISFDLVYRYLTFLGYKVRYVRNITDAGHLTNEQGEGKNRMEDQAKLEKLEPMEIVQKYTVGFHEVCRLFNILPPTIEPTATGHIVEQIEMAQQLIDNGVAYESNGSVYFDVNAYNSKGNNYGKLSGRNIDELVAGYRDLDGQDEKRNPIDFALWKKASPEHIMQWNSPWGSGFPGWHLECSVMSTKYLGKQFDIHAGGMDLKFPHHECEIAQNVGACGNEPVRYWMHTNMLNFNGQKMSKSLGNSILPMQFITGDHPLLDKPYSAMTVRFLFMQSHYSSELDITIKGLQDAEKGLRKMLNAAKYLEELKYAAAQTDEQQDKLIQDLCVQCKEVMDDDFNAPRLVATLHEIASQINIYYNDGKKVSTIAEETFNLLLSTYNAYLFDVLGLQDDSVSGNNDALDKVMQLVIDIRKQSRENKEWTTSDKIRDALKDAGIVIKDSKEGTTYEVN